The stretch of DNA TCTCGTGGCTTTTTCAAAATCGGCGGGACTGACCAGTTCTCAAATAATGTACCGCATATAGCGGCTAATTTCAGGACAGAAGTTCCGGCTACGGATTATGACCGGGTCAATAATACAGTATCGGTTCAGATCAATAAACCGCAGAGCGGCACCTACACCGCCGAAGTTAGCGCCCACAACATTGCGCACGGTCCCCAGCCTTATGCCTTGATCATGAGCGGCATGAACGGGGAGGCTCCCACTGTGGGCGAAATAGGATTGAACCCGGATCAGCCCAATGCTCCGGCAGCGACCATGCTTTCGCGAATTCATCAGTCTCAGACCGCGGAAAGTCTGAACTCTGTTTATGGGACCAAGTTTGAAAACGTTTATAGTGATAAGTCTGAATTCAGCATCCAGACCGAAGAAGATAGCGTGGTCAGTGTGCGCTACGCCGTGAGCGGGTTGCCGGAAGTTAATGCCGGAGATTTGGATCTTTCCAAACTTTATGAAAATGGAACGCATATTGAATTCGAATACAGTTCGCTAGAGGATTATCAGGACGGTAAATGGTGGCTGACCGATGTAACGGGGACTTTTGTCAGCCCGGTGGAAAAGCTCAGCCCGGATACGACTTACTATCTGGTTTCGGCTGTTAAGGACGGAGGCCCTTACGATGCAAACGAAGATCCCGGAGTTGTGGATGACCCGCAGGTATTGGGCTTAAGTTCATCAGGAGCAAGCGGGTGCAACATCGGAACTGACGTTGATTGCATACTTTCAGTCATGTTGTTGACAGCTTTGTTTTCTGTCTGGATAAGGTGGTTGTCGGCAAGACGGAAACAGTTTTAAATAATAGAAAGCCCTTACCGTTGTAGGGGCTTTTTCATTCTCTATTTGTAACTTTATTTTGACCGCAATTTCATAATCGCTTAATGTCTGTCTAATGGGAAGTATGCACTCGTGTCAGAACGGTTGAAGCCAGCCGTATCTGGAGCCGGGCTTGTTTTTTAATTTCAGCCGGGAGGCGGACATGGACAAAATCGACAAACTTGCATCGTACATTGACCACACTTTATTGAATGTTGCGGCAGTGCCTGCGGATATTGAGCAGCTCTGCCGTGAGGCTGTAGAGTACGATTTTGCGTCTGTTTGTGTCCATCCCTCACATATCGCCCGTGCAGCGGAACTGCTTGCCGGGGAAAAGTCCATGGTCTGTTCGGTGGTCGGGTTTCCTTCCGGTTCCACCCTGCCTGAAGTAAAGATGCTGGAAGCCATGCGCGCGGTTGAAAAGGGTGCGCAGGAACTTGATATGGTGGTCAATATTGGCGCACTGAAGGCCGGAGACCGCAATGCTTTTCTGCATGATATTTTTCTTACCGTGGAAGGTGCCGGGGGAGTTCCGGTCAAAGCGATCATTGAAACCGGATTGCTGGATGATGACCAGAAGAAGCTGGCCTGTGAACTGGCGGTGACAGCTGGAGCGTCTTTTGTTAAGACCTGCACCGGGTTTGCTCCCGGATGTGCCAGCGTTGAAGACATCAAGCTCATGCGTTCAATTGTGGGTGATGCCGCAGGCGTCAAGGCCAGCGGGGGCATCAAAACATACGATCAGGCTAAACAACTTTTAGAGGCCGGGGCCAGCAGGCTCGGTACTTCGTCATCCCTCGAAATAGTCAGGAGATAATTTTTGTCCGGGAAAGTAGAACTTATGGCCGTGGCAAAGCCCGGTGATATTGAAAAAAAATCATTTGAAATTATTGATTCGGAAGTTCCGGAACCCCGTAGGTTCGAAGGTATAGAATGGCAGATCGCAAGACGTATGGTGCATACCACTGCGGATTTCGATCTGATTGATCTGGTGCGCTTTCATCCTGATGCTGTAGCGTCCGGACTTGAAGCTTTGCGCGCAGGATGTACAATTGCCACTGATACTGAGATGGCCCGCTGCGGGATTCCCATGCGCAGGATGACTCCTCTGGGTTGTGATGTGCGATGCCTGATGAATGACCCGGATGTTATTGCTTCGGCCAAGAAAAATTTGACCACAAGGGCTCATGCGGCCATGGAGCTGGCCGCTGACACCATGCGGCCCGAAATTCATGTTATCGGTAATGCACCTACTGCTTTGATCCGGCTGGTGAATATGGTGGAAGAGGGCAGGATGAAACCTCCGGCACTGGTTGTGGGGATGCCGGTAGGTTTTGTGAATGCTGCTGAATCAAAGGCCATGCTCATGCATTGCGGATCTATTCCTTATATTGCTATTGAAGGGCGTAAGGGCGGCTCTGCGCTGGCTGCCTGCGTGATAAATGCGTTAGCTGAAGTTGTTCTGGCCGAGCGGGAGCTTTCTGGTGAAATCTGATTCGTCAGCCATGCTGAATTTGTATTTTTGTCCATGAAAGATTATTAATTATAGACTTTGAAAGCTAATTGTGGAAACAGTATATCAAGTCAATCTATTTGTTTTTCATGTGATAATGGGATTCTTGGTGCAGTAAGGTATGTCTGAAAATAAGGCCGTTTCAAAAAGATCTTTTTCGATATTTAAAAAGGGTGAGAGGTCCATTTCCCGTGATCTTTCCGCCTGTCTTGTCTTTGCCCTTGCCATTATCATCGCTCTGGTTACAGCTTATGAGTATTTCGGCCGTTCAAAAATGCTGCGTCAGGAATTTGAGGACAAGGCTGACAACTACATAGAACAGCTTGCCAAGTCTGTTACCTTTCCCATCTGGAATTTTGATATGGGTTCGCTCAAGCATGTCTGCAGCGCATATACCCAGAACGAACAGTTTTCCAAACTCAAGATTACTGACATGAATGGCGAAGTGTTGTTCAATTTTGTGCGTCCCGGAGAAGAAGACGATAATCCCATCGTCCGGGAACGTGACCTCTATATCTCCAAAGAAAAGATCGGCACCATCCGCATGGAGCTGACCAGCCGTATCTATCGCCGCAACCTTGATTGGATTCTTTTTGTTTCCAGCCTGACCTTCCTTACGTCCGTGGCGGTGATTTATATTGTTACCGGCTTTTTGATTGATTACTTTATCCGCAACCCCATAGCCCGGCTGCGCAAGGGGATGGATAAAGTCGCCATGGGTGATTTTTCATACCGTTTTGACGAGTTTCAGTACATTGAGCTGCTGGAGATCGGTTCCCGCTTCAACCGTATGACTGAAGAAATCGCCAGCCGTGAAAGCAGGCTTGAAGAAGTCAACAAGGTTCTGCAGGGCGAAATCCACATGCGTGAGAAAGCTGCCCACTCATTGGTGAAGAGTGAAAAACGTTACCGAGCGTTGGTAGAGACAACGGCGGAAGGGTTCTTCATGATTGATGAATCCATGATTCTGCTGGATGTAAACCCGGCTTTTTGCACCATGATCGGTCTGAACCGCGAGGAGATGCTCGGGGTAGAGATCGGTTCCGTGCTCGGTGAGCTGGCTGCTGAAAGATTTCGCACTGATGACAGCCTTGGACACAGGTTTGAACTCAGCTTTATGAATAGTAACGGACGTGAAGTTGATATTTTTATTAATGCCACCAATTTGTTTGAAAGCGAGAACGTGAAGCTGACTTTCGCGTTCGTCACCGATGTCTCCGGCTATAAAATGATGGAAAAGGCTCTGCGGGCCTCCGAGGAGGAGTACCGGACCATTGCCGAGTATACTTTTGACTGGGAAATGTGGATCGGCCCCACCGGGGCGGTGAAATATGTCAGTCCTTCATGCGAACGTATTTCCGGGTACCCCAAGGCATATTTCATGGAAGGTCCGGTCCGGGTGGAGCATATACTGCACAAGAATGATCGGGATTTCTGGCAGAAAGCCCTGCGTGGTAATTTCCCTTCACCGGACGGTACGGATATGCGTCTTTTCCGTCGTGACGGTCTATTGCGCTGGGTATCCCTTACCGGGCATCAGGTTTTTGCTGATGACGGCACATCGCTCGGTTTGAGGCTTTCCCTGCGTGATATTACCAAACGTAAATTCATGGAAAAACAGCTGCAGTACGAAGCCCTGCACGATCCATTAACCGGGCTCGCCAACCGTACCCTCTGCTGCGACCGTATTCTGCAGGCGGTGGAACGTTCACGTCGCCGGGATAATTATTATTTTGCGGTTGTTTTTATGGACTTGGACCGTTTCAAGATCATCAACGACAGTCTCGGACATAATATAGGTGATAAGCTGCTGGTGGAAGTTTCCAAACGGTTGCTTAAAACCATTCGCGAGCTGGATACTGTTTCCCGCTTCGGCGGTGATGAATTTATCGTAGTGCTTGAAGAACTGGCCTCCCCGCGTGAGGGTATCCGTATTGTCCGTCGCATCAGGGACAGCCTGAATCATCCTGCGGTCATTGAAGGTCATAAGATCAATATTGCCGCCAGTTACGGCGTTCTGCTCAGTCCCACCGAGTATGACAAGCCTGAAGAGATTATCCAGAATGCCAACGTGGCCATGCATCAGGCCAAAGAGTCCGGCAGAGACAGGATCAAGGTCTTCAACAAAAGAATGCTTGAGGAGGCGGTGCAGGCCATGCAGCTTGAGAGCGATCTTCGTGCAGCCATGCTTGCCGGGGATGAGCTTTTTCTGGACTACCAGCCCATCTATTCTCTCGGTTCTCAGAGTGTTGTGGGGTTTGAAGCTCTTATCCGCTGGAATCATCCCCGACGCGGACTGGTCATGCCCGGAGAATTCATTCCCATGGCGGAAGAGTCCGGCCTTATTTTTGAGCTTGGCAGCTGGGTCATTACCGAAGCCTGCCGCCAGATGAAGAGCTGGCAGGCAACATATGACAATGCGGCTGATATGCTCATGTCCATCAATATTTCACCGCGTCAGTTCTCCCAGCCCGCTTTGGTGGATAATATCCTCTCCAAGCTGAGTGAATTTGATCTTCCCGCTTCCAACCTCAAGGTGGAGATTACCGAGACCGCAATTATGGAGCGGGCCAAGCAGTCCGTGGATATGCTTAACCGTTTGAAAGCCGCCGGCGTGCTGGTTTCAATCGATGATTTCGGTACCGGCTATTCTTCCATGAGTAATCTGCAGGAATTTCCGCTGGATCAGCTCAAGATCGACCTCAGTTTTGTACGCAAGATGCATGAATCATCGGAAAATCTTGAAATTGTAAAGGCTATTATCAACCTTGCCCACAATCTCGGTTTGAACGTTGTTGCCGAGGGTGTGGAAGAGATAGAGCAGCAGGATGTGTTGCGTGATCTGGGCTGTGAGTTCGGGCAGGGATACCTGTTTTCAAGGCCTATCAGCCGGGCGAAGGTGGAGGCTTATTTCAAGCACGAGGTGGAGTTGAATTAATAGGCTGATTTATTTCCATGGAGCGGATATGACTGTTGCATACATGTTTGTAGGTAGTCAGCAGTAAAGGTGAGTCTGCTTCATGTATTTGGATATGACTTTGTATGGGTCGGCATTTTGCCGACTCTTTTTTTTGATTTAAAATGTGATTGGATAATCAATCAAAAGGAGTCGGGAATATAATTCCCATCATTTCATAAGCTATGTGCAAAGCATATTCATGTCAATTAAGTTGTGCTTATTTTATAATATTGTCGTAAAAGTTCCGATTCCTGTTGCATGTGCGGTATTACCATGCTAGGGCCGAATTTAGGCCCAGTAAAAATAAAAGTTTACGGGGCTGTTGGAGAGGTTGACCCGCTTCAAGGGGATTAGAGGAGCGGGTTTTAGAGTCACCCTCAACCTGGATCAGGTTATGAGTGTCAAACGCAAGGGAAATAGCACGGTTACGATTTTTCCGGACTGGTGTAAGGGATGCGGCATCTGCGCAGCCTTCTGTCCGGCAAAGGTCATGGAGTTGAACGATCAGGGTAAAGCGGTCGTTGTCAGGGAAGAAGAATGCATCAATTGCGGATTCTGCGAACTGCACTGTCCGGATTTCGCGATTATGGTTCGTCCCAAGGTCGATGACGAGATTCCTGCGGTATGCAGGGCTGTCCTTGAAAAGGCCGCCCGCAAAACCGACGGGCCTGCCGCTTCCGGCGATGCAGCTAAAAAAGCCGCTTCCGGTAAACAAAAGGGATAAGGTGAACTTCCATGGCCAGACCTAGAAAAAAGAGAAATAAAGAGATTTTCGCTCTGGGCAATGAGGCTGTTGTTGAAGGTGCGCTTCTGGCGGGCTGTACCTTTTACGGCGGGTATCCCATCACTCCTTCATCGGAGATTATGGAGATCATGGCTCAGAGATTGCCGCTGATTCCCAACGGTTCATTTATCCAGATGGAAGATGAAATCGCCGGGCTCGGTTCTGTTATCGGTGCATCGCTGGCAGGCAGGAAAGCGATGACCGCCACTTCCGGTCCCGGATTTTCGCTCATGCAGGAGCATCTCGGGTACGGTTGTATTACTGAAACTCCGCTGGTTATCGTTAACGTCATGCGCGGCGGACCCAGTACCGGACTGCCCACATCCCCGGCACAGGGAGATGTTCAGCAGGCCCGCTGGGGAACCCACGGCGACCATTCAATCATAGTACTTTCCGCCTCCAATGTTCAGGAATGTCTTGATAACACTATCGAGGCTTTCAACCTTGCGGAAAAATACCGCACTCCGGTAATCCTTCTTATTGATGAGATTACCGCCCATACCCGTGAAAAGATCATCATCCCCAACCCGGATGAATATGAGGTCTTCAACCGCATTGTTCCGACCATGCCTCCGGAATGGTACAAACCTTATGAAGAAACTGTGCGCGGTGTTCCGCCCATGCCGGCCATCGGTTCCGGTTACCGTTTCCATGTCACCGGGCTGACCCATGATACCAACGGTTTCCCAACCTCGCGTCCTGATGAGGTCCGGGAACTCAACGAGCGTCTTTTCCGCAAGATTGACCAGTTCCTGCACGATGTGCAGCTGGTTGATGAAGTGGATACAGAGGACGCGGATGTTGTGGTCATCGCCTACGGCACAGTGGCCCGTTCCGCTGAACTGGCTGTGAAACAGGCCCGCGATCTCGGCGTAAAAGCCGGGCTGCTCAAGCTTTCGACCCTGTTTCCTTATCCACGAAAGGCTACGGAGAAAATAATGTCCAAAGCCCATACTCTCGTGGTTCCGGAAATGAATATGGGCCAGATGTCAAGGGAAGTGAAAAGGGTCAATAACGGTCAGGTAAGCGTGCGGACCATCAATAAGGTGGACGGACAGATCATTACTCCGGCTGAAATCCTCAAAGTCTTAACACGGGTGTAGTCATGGTTGATATGAAAGGTACACAGCTCATTCATGAGTACTTAAGGCATAACAAGAAGTTTCCGCATGTTTTCTGTGCCGGTTGCGGGCACGGCATTGTGCTCGGTTCCCTGATCCGTTCCATCCACGGTCTCGGTCTTTCCAAGGACGAGGTCTGTGTGGTGGCCGGTATCGGTTGCTCCGGCAGGCTTGCGGCATATGTTGATTTTAACACCGTACACACCACCCATGGCCGTGCGCTGACTTTTGCCACCGGTATTAAGATGGCCAAGCCGAACATGCATGTAATCGTGGTCATGGGTGACGGTGATTCCATGGCTATCGGCGGTAACCACCTGATCCATGCCGCGCGCAGGAATATCGGTGTTACCGCGCTGATCCTGAATAATAACATTTACGGTATGACCGGCGGGCAATGCTCACCGACCACTCCGGCAGGCTCCTTCTCAATGACCACCCCTCTGGGGCAGATGGAGCAGAGCTTTGATTGTGTGGAACTCTGCAGTGCGGCCAAGGCCAATTACGTGGCCCGCGGAACTGTATTTCACGTCAAAAAACTCGATAAGATGATCATGGACGGCATCAGCAACCCCGGTTTCGGCGTGGTGGAGATTCTCACTCCCTGCCATACCCAGTACGGTCGTAAGAACAAGTACAGAACCCCGGTTGATATGTACAAGATGCTCAAGAAAGATGTCATTGATATCGATCGTTACGAGAAGCTCAGCGAAGCGGATAAAGCCAAGAAGGTTCCTTCCGGCGTATTCGTGCAGAAAGATGATTCCGGCCTTGAAGAAAAATTCTATCAGATGGCCGCGAAATGTCAGGGAGGTGCGTAATGAAGAATCAACCTCTGGACAGATTTGAAATTCGTCTTTCCGGTCTCGGCGGACAGGGGATCCTTACTCTTGGTAAGGTCATGGGGTCCGGCCTTGCTCTCGGCCACGGTTACTTTGTAACCCAGACTCAGAGCTACGGCCCGGAAGCTCGCGGCGGTGCCAGCCGTTCCGATCTGGTAATCAGTTCCGAAGTGATCAGTTATCCCAAGGCTGAATCTCTCGATCTGCTCATCGCGCTCAGTCAGGAAGCATGCAACATGTATTACCGCAACCTGAAGCCCGGCGGCCTGCTCATGATCGAAACCGATCTGGTCAAGCAGCCCCCGGTGAACCAGTTCATCGGCCTGCCTTTCACTAAGCTGGCTAAGGACAAACTGGGATTGCCTCAGGCCATGAACACCATCGTGCTTGGCGCGGCAACTTATCTGCTGCCTTTTGCGCAGCAGCGGACCATGCGTAAGAATCTTGAGGAAGTGCTCCCCGCAAAGATCAGGGATATCAACGTCAAGGCGTTCAACATGGGATTCCGTGAAGCCAAGAAGAACTTCGGTGATCCCGAAGAGCTTTGGAAAGCCAATTCAGTAATTGTCTCGGACGAAGATAGTGATTACGATTCCATTTAAGATTCAAGCACACAGTAATATCAAAAAACTCCGGTCTTAGGGCCGGAGTTTTTTTATTTATACGTAAACAAAGAATCTGAAGTCCTGTTGAAATTATCCACTTCTTCCTGTTGGTCAGGACTGAGATTGTGCGGATCCCACTGCTCGCAGAGTTCCTGCGGTTCACGGGCCCGGTTTCGGACCCTGATTATGGAGAGACTGCGTTTCCCGGTGGGAATGAAGGTGGTGCGAATCAAATGGCAGTCAATGTGGGCGGTGAAGCAGTTTATGCCCTGTGCGTCGCTTAAGCAGTTGCCGATTGATACTGTGGACCAGTCGCCGACTTCGGGCATGTCTACCACTGCACTGCGGTTCAGGATCATGCGTACACTGGCGGTACAGTTTTTGTTATCGAAGTAGAAATCCTGATTGATGATGGATTTAAAATTTCGTTCGTCACTGCCGTCAGGATAGAGCTTTGTGGATACGTAGATAGTTTTGTCGGTGCTGATGTGTTCGGAATCAAAAGGAACGATAAAGGGTTGCTCCGGTGCCTGTTTCGCACCGGAACACCCCGTAATTATCAATATCAGCAGAACTAAAGCTGCGCAGAGAGCAGAGAGGCGCATACTCTATTTTTTCTTTTTCGCGCCCGCGTACTTCTTGACGTCAATATTGTACTTTTTGACCTTGTAGTTGACGATACGGTAGCTGACCCGCAGATCCCTTGCCGCCTGCAGCATGTTGCCGCGAGCCTTTTTAAGGGAGTCAACCAGCAGTTCCTGCTCGAATTTAGCCACGGCTTCACCGAATGAAAGGGAAGTGTCTGTGGCGGTGGATTCGGCGGTTTGCAGGGTCGGGGGCAGGTGGTAGGTTCTGATTACCTCTTCCTCGCAGATGAGTACCGCACGTTCGATGCAGTTTTTCAGCTCACGCACGTTCCCCGGCCAGTGATACTGGGTGAAAAGATCGATAGCCGGGCTGGAGATACGCTTGATCTCTTTGCCGTATTCCTCGGAGAACATGTCGAGGAATTTTTCGGCCAGCGGGAGGATGTCCTCGCGTCGTTCACGCAGGTGCGGAATGAAGATGGGGAAGACGTTGATGCGGTAGAAAAGGTCTTCGCGGAATTTGCCTTCCTGAAGCAGCTTTTCCAACGGCTGGTGGGTCGCGCAGATGAGGCGGACATCAACAGCGATGGGCTGTTCGGAGCCTACGCGCTGGATTTCCTTTTCCTGAATGGCGCGCAGAACCTTGGCCTGCGCATCAAGGGAAAGTTCCCCGATTTCATCAAGGAACAGGGTTCCGTTATTGGCGATTTCAAAGAGACCGCGTTTGTTTTGGTAAGCTCCGGTGAAGGCGCCTTTCTGGTGACCGAAAAGTTCACTTTCCACCAGTTCGGCGGGCAGGGCCGCGCAGTTGAGCTTAACCAGCGGTTTTTCCCGTCTGGGACTGCAGGCGTGGATGGCTTCGGCGAGCAGTTCCTTACCGGTGCCGGATTCCCCGCGCAGCAGTGCTGTGGCGCGGCTGGGGCCGACCTGGCGGGCCTGACGCAGCACCTGTTTCATGCTCTTGGAAGTGGCTACAAAGTCCGCAGGCGGCGGTACATCAGATGCACCGGGCATCATTCCCTGCGAAAGCATCTGGGCCTGCAGGGACATTTCTTCCTGCAAACGGGAGACCTGATTGGAAATAAGGGCGGCTACAACTTCGAGGAACTGCTGGTGTTCCTGCAGGTCGTCCATGGGCAGGATGGGAGAGTCCACGCTCAGTGCGCCGATTACTTCCTGATTGCCGTCGGAATCGGTCCTGATAACAGGAACGCAGATGAAGGACAGGGTTTTCTGCTCTTCCTCTGATCTGTTGAACGCCTTGTTCAGCATCTGGCCGTCATCCGACATTCTGGGGATGATGACAGACTCGCCTGTTTCGTAAACTTTGCCCACAACACCTTTACCCGGTGCGTAAGTGGCTGTGTAGTCCTTTGCCGGGCTATGGGTGATGGACAGTTTCAGTTTTTCAGATTCCGTGTCCATGATGGCCAGGAATGCACGCGGGAAGTGGAGGTCTTTGGACAGAACTTCAAGAATCGCATTGAGGCTGGGTTCCAAATCGTGATGGGGAGCTACAGAATCAAGAATTTCACTCAAAGTTGAAAGATAGATATTGTCCACTCGTTCCGTCAGTCCGTTTCTACTCATTTTTTTACTCATGCCGTCCAGGCTGTTTTAGATTTCAGCTTTGTCGGAGTTTTGCTCCGTGGTTCCGGCCTAAAATTTAGTTGGCGCATTCGGGAGTATCCTCCCGATATGGTATACTGTTCTGTAAAGTCGACAGCCGCATGAAGATCATGCGGCTGTCGTTTATTTACTTATGATACTGCTTTGACTCCGAGCTCCAGAGCCTTCAGGTTGATGTCCGCTATTTTCGGTTTCATGACTGATT from Desulfovibrio sp. JC010 encodes:
- the deoC gene encoding deoxyribose-phosphate aldolase, which translates into the protein MDKIDKLASYIDHTLLNVAAVPADIEQLCREAVEYDFASVCVHPSHIARAAELLAGEKSMVCSVVGFPSGSTLPEVKMLEAMRAVEKGAQELDMVVNIGALKAGDRNAFLHDIFLTVEGAGGVPVKAIIETGLLDDDQKKLACELAVTAGASFVKTCTGFAPGCASVEDIKLMRSIVGDAAGVKASGGIKTYDQAKQLLEAGASRLGTSSSLEIVRR
- a CDS encoding precorrin-8X methylmutase, producing MSGKVELMAVAKPGDIEKKSFEIIDSEVPEPRRFEGIEWQIARRMVHTTADFDLIDLVRFHPDAVASGLEALRAGCTIATDTEMARCGIPMRRMTPLGCDVRCLMNDPDVIASAKKNLTTRAHAAMELAADTMRPEIHVIGNAPTALIRLVNMVEEGRMKPPALVVGMPVGFVNAAESKAMLMHCGSIPYIAIEGRKGGSALAACVINALAEVVLAERELSGEI
- a CDS encoding EAL domain-containing protein; its protein translation is MSENKAVSKRSFSIFKKGERSISRDLSACLVFALAIIIALVTAYEYFGRSKMLRQEFEDKADNYIEQLAKSVTFPIWNFDMGSLKHVCSAYTQNEQFSKLKITDMNGEVLFNFVRPGEEDDNPIVRERDLYISKEKIGTIRMELTSRIYRRNLDWILFVSSLTFLTSVAVIYIVTGFLIDYFIRNPIARLRKGMDKVAMGDFSYRFDEFQYIELLEIGSRFNRMTEEIASRESRLEEVNKVLQGEIHMREKAAHSLVKSEKRYRALVETTAEGFFMIDESMILLDVNPAFCTMIGLNREEMLGVEIGSVLGELAAERFRTDDSLGHRFELSFMNSNGREVDIFINATNLFESENVKLTFAFVTDVSGYKMMEKALRASEEEYRTIAEYTFDWEMWIGPTGAVKYVSPSCERISGYPKAYFMEGPVRVEHILHKNDRDFWQKALRGNFPSPDGTDMRLFRRDGLLRWVSLTGHQVFADDGTSLGLRLSLRDITKRKFMEKQLQYEALHDPLTGLANRTLCCDRILQAVERSRRRDNYYFAVVFMDLDRFKIINDSLGHNIGDKLLVEVSKRLLKTIRELDTVSRFGGDEFIVVLEELASPREGIRIVRRIRDSLNHPAVIEGHKINIAASYGVLLSPTEYDKPEEIIQNANVAMHQAKESGRDRIKVFNKRMLEEAVQAMQLESDLRAAMLAGDELFLDYQPIYSLGSQSVVGFEALIRWNHPRRGLVMPGEFIPMAEESGLIFELGSWVITEACRQMKSWQATYDNAADMLMSINISPRQFSQPALVDNILSKLSEFDLPASNLKVEITETAIMERAKQSVDMLNRLKAAGVLVSIDDFGTGYSSMSNLQEFPLDQLKIDLSFVRKMHESSENLEIVKAIINLAHNLGLNVVAEGVEEIEQQDVLRDLGCEFGQGYLFSRPISRAKVEAYFKHEVELN
- a CDS encoding ferredoxin family protein, producing the protein MSVKRKGNSTVTIFPDWCKGCGICAAFCPAKVMELNDQGKAVVVREEECINCGFCELHCPDFAIMVRPKVDDEIPAVCRAVLEKAARKTDGPAASGDAAKKAASGKQKG
- a CDS encoding 2-oxoacid:acceptor oxidoreductase subunit alpha, giving the protein MARPRKKRNKEIFALGNEAVVEGALLAGCTFYGGYPITPSSEIMEIMAQRLPLIPNGSFIQMEDEIAGLGSVIGASLAGRKAMTATSGPGFSLMQEHLGYGCITETPLVIVNVMRGGPSTGLPTSPAQGDVQQARWGTHGDHSIIVLSASNVQECLDNTIEAFNLAEKYRTPVILLIDEITAHTREKIIIPNPDEYEVFNRIVPTMPPEWYKPYEETVRGVPPMPAIGSGYRFHVTGLTHDTNGFPTSRPDEVRELNERLFRKIDQFLHDVQLVDEVDTEDADVVVIAYGTVARSAELAVKQARDLGVKAGLLKLSTLFPYPRKATEKIMSKAHTLVVPEMNMGQMSREVKRVNNGQVSVRTINKVDGQIITPAEILKVLTRV
- a CDS encoding 2-oxoacid:ferredoxin oxidoreductase subunit beta — encoded protein: MVDMKGTQLIHEYLRHNKKFPHVFCAGCGHGIVLGSLIRSIHGLGLSKDEVCVVAGIGCSGRLAAYVDFNTVHTTHGRALTFATGIKMAKPNMHVIVVMGDGDSMAIGGNHLIHAARRNIGVTALILNNNIYGMTGGQCSPTTPAGSFSMTTPLGQMEQSFDCVELCSAAKANYVARGTVFHVKKLDKMIMDGISNPGFGVVEILTPCHTQYGRKNKYRTPVDMYKMLKKDVIDIDRYEKLSEADKAKKVPSGVFVQKDDSGLEEKFYQMAAKCQGGA
- a CDS encoding 2-oxoacid:acceptor oxidoreductase family protein; this encodes MKNQPLDRFEIRLSGLGGQGILTLGKVMGSGLALGHGYFVTQTQSYGPEARGGASRSDLVISSEVISYPKAESLDLLIALSQEACNMYYRNLKPGGLLMIETDLVKQPPVNQFIGLPFTKLAKDKLGLPQAMNTIVLGAATYLLPFAQQRTMRKNLEEVLPAKIRDINVKAFNMGFREAKKNFGDPEELWKANSVIVSDEDSDYDSI
- a CDS encoding sigma-54-dependent Fis family transcriptional regulator produces the protein MSRNGLTERVDNIYLSTLSEILDSVAPHHDLEPSLNAILEVLSKDLHFPRAFLAIMDTESEKLKLSITHSPAKDYTATYAPGKGVVGKVYETGESVIIPRMSDDGQMLNKAFNRSEEEQKTLSFICVPVIRTDSDGNQEVIGALSVDSPILPMDDLQEHQQFLEVVAALISNQVSRLQEEMSLQAQMLSQGMMPGASDVPPPADFVATSKSMKQVLRQARQVGPSRATALLRGESGTGKELLAEAIHACSPRREKPLVKLNCAALPAELVESELFGHQKGAFTGAYQNKRGLFEIANNGTLFLDEIGELSLDAQAKVLRAIQEKEIQRVGSEQPIAVDVRLICATHQPLEKLLQEGKFREDLFYRINVFPIFIPHLRERREDILPLAEKFLDMFSEEYGKEIKRISSPAIDLFTQYHWPGNVRELKNCIERAVLICEEEVIRTYHLPPTLQTAESTATDTSLSFGEAVAKFEQELLVDSLKKARGNMLQAARDLRVSYRIVNYKVKKYNIDVKKYAGAKKKK